The DNA window AAGGCCCGCTTTGCCAACCGCTTAGGCGCCGTCGTCCCCAAGCTCAACGACGAGGGCCACGTCGAGATCTACGAGGGCCGAAACCCGGTCCTGCAGCTGCACTTCGAGAGGCGCGACGCCGGCGACGCGACCGACGGGCGCGCCTCGGGCGAGGAGGAGGCCCTTCCGCCGCGGGAGGTGGTTCCCCTCGACCTGGAGCTCGGCGCCGACTTCCGCACGCTCGTGATCACCGGCCCCAACGCCGGGGGCAAGACGGTGACGATGAAGACCGTTGGCCTCTTCTCGCTGATGCTCGCCTACGGACTCCCCCTTCCGGTGGCGCCGCACTCCTCGTTCCCGCTCTTCGACCAGATTGTGGCCGACATTGGGGACGAGCAGTCGATCGAGGACGACCTGTCCACCTTCAGCTCGCACGTCTCCAACCTCCGTCACATGCTCTCCGCGGTCGGGGAGAACGCGCTCGTCCTGATCGACGAGGCCGGCACCGGCACGGACCCGGACGAAGGGGCGGCCCTCGCGCAGGCGGTGCTGGAGCAGCTCACGGAGGCCGGCGCCCGCACGATCGCGACCACCCACCACGGGACGCTCAAGACGTACGCCCACGAGGCGGAGGCCGTCGAGAACGGGTCGATGGAGTTTGACCAGGAGACCCTGCGCCCCACCCATCGCTACCAGGAGGGCGTGCCCGGGTCCTCCTACGCCTTCGAGATTGCCCGGCGCATGGGCCTGTCGGGCGACCTGCTGGACCGGGCCCGCACCCTGGCCGGGACCCAGAAGACGGCCATGGAGAACCTCATCACCACGTTCGAGCGGCGCACGCAGGAGCTGGAGGACGAGCTCTACGACGCCCGCAAGGCCCGCGAGAAGGCCGAGGCGGAGCAGCAGCGCTACGAGGAGAAGACGGAGAAGCTGGAGAAGGAGCGCGACGCGTTCCGCCAGCAGGCCCTGGAGGAGGCCGAGCGCATCGTGGAGGAGGCCAATGCCCGCATCGAGAACACGATCCGCGAGATCAAGGAGGCCCAGGCCGAGTCGGACGCCACCCAGGAGGCGCGGGAGCAGCTCGAAGACTACAAAGCGGACCTCCAGGCGCGGCGCGAGGAGGCGGCGCCGGAGCAGGACGCGGCGCCGGCGGAGGCGGACGGGGCGTCGCCGGCGGCCGCCGGCGGCCCCATCAACGAGGGCGACCAGGTGGTGGTGGACGACGGGTCGACCGCCGTGGAGGTGCAGGAGATCGAGGACGGAGAGGCCCGCCTGCTGATGGGCTCGATGCACATGCGCGTGTCGCTCGACCGCCTGACCCGCGTCGGCGGGCCGGAGTCTGCGGAGCCCGACGAAGAGGATACGGGCGGCAACGCCGAGATGGCGGCGCTGGAGGCGAGCCCCTCGATCGATGTGCGCGGGGAGCGCGTGGACGAGGCCCGGCGGCAGGTGCAGCACTTCCTCGACGACGCCGTGGCGGCCAACCTCGACACGGTCGAGATCCTCCACGGGAAGGGCACCGGGGCGCTCCGCAATGCCCTCCACGAGATGCTCTCGGGTCGGCCCGACGTGACGGACCACCGCAAGGCCCCCATTGAGGAGGGCGGGGCGGGCGTGACGAAGGTGGACCTCTGACGCCAGGCAGGACGCGCGGGTCCGTTCGGGGGAAAGCGGGGTCCCATCGTGTCCGTCCCTGTTGTTTCTGGCTGCGCCTGTGCCCTCCCCGCTGGACGAAACGCCCGCCGCTTTGTAGCTTCGTGGGCGACAGCCCGACTCGACGACATTCCTTAGTAGCCCTTCCACCGATGGCCCACATCGTTTCGACGCGCCCCCTCATCGACGGGGGCCTCTCCGGGGTGCGAGACGAGCACACCCTTACGGTCTGTGACCCGCCCGACGGCAGCACGCGCTCCGTCGATGAACTCATCGCCCTGGCCGACGGGGCCGACGTGCTTCTGTCCGTGCTCGCCGACCCGATCACGGAGGCGCTGTTCGAGGCCCGCCCGGGGCTGCAGATGGTGTCGCAGTACGCCGTCGGGGTCGACAACATCGACCTGGAGGCGGCGGAGGCGCACGACGTGGCCGTCACCCACACGCCCGGCGTGCTGACCGACGCGACGGCGGACCAGGCGTGGGCCCTGCTGCTGGCCGCCGCCCGGCACGTGCCGGCGGCCGACCGGTACGTGCGCGACGGCCGCTTCGAGCGCTGGGAGACGACCCACTTGATGGGCATGGAGCTGGCCCGCAAGACCATCGGCATCGTCGGCATGGGGCGGATCGGGACGGCGGTCGCGCGCCGCGCCCTCGGCTTCGGGATGGAGGTGATCTACCACAATCGGACGCGGGCCAACCCGACCGTGGAGCGCCAGGTGAGCGCCCGGCACGTGGGGCTGGGCGAGCTGCTGACGACGAGCGACGTCGTCTCGCTGCACTGCCCCCACAACGACGAGAGCCACCACCTCCTCGACGCGGCGGCCTTCTCGAAAATGAAGGCGTCGGCCCTGCTGGTGAACACCGCCCGCGGGCCCGTCGTCGACGAGGCGGCGCTGGTGGACGCGCTTAAAAGCGGTGAGATTGCCGGGGCGGGGCTCGACGTGTTCGAGGACGAGCCGGAGGTGCACCCGGGGCTGATGGAGCAGGACCGGGTCGTCCTGGCGCCCCACCTGGGGAGTGCCACCACCGACACTCGCATGCGGATGGCCCAGATGTGCGTGGCCTCCATCACGGCGCTTCTGGACGGGGCCGAAAGCGTGCCGCACCGCCTGGTGTAGGCCGCCAGCGGCTTCCGGACCGGGCGGCTTGGTGGACGCCACTGTGTGCGGCGCCGGACGGTTGGCGGCGGGGGAGCGGCCCGGCGGCCTGTAGAGCGGGATCGGTTCGTTTTTTGCAGACATGGATCCGTGATCAGATCCATCGCGCTGTCGTTCACTCTTTGCCGGTTGGTTTCCTGCGTCCATGTCCGTCCCCAAATCGCTGGTGGTGCTCCTGGTCATCGGAATTGGAGGGGCCCCATCCGTTGGTCGGGGACAGCCGGCAGACTCGACGGCGTCGGGCCCGGGCTCGACGATCGAGGACACGTCCGCGGTGGCCCGGCGGGTGGCGACTGCGTTTGCGGAGGGGAACGCCCGCCGGCTCCTCACGCCGTCGGCCGACCGGGTCGAGATCAGTCTCTTCGGCAACCGCACCTTCTACAGCAGCTCGCAGGCCGTGTACGTGCTGCGGGAGTTCTTTCGGCGCCATCCCTCCGGCCGCTTCGCGGTGGGGGACGTGATGGAGGCCGGAACGAGCTTTTTCGTCCGGGGCGAGTACGAGGAGGCCCGCATGGCCCGCCGGCACCACGTCTACGTGCGGCTCGACCAACCGCAGGGCAAGGACCTGTGGAACCTGCACGAGGTTCGGATCGAACATGCTGCCAAGTGACGAGGGTGCTGGGGGAAAAACCGCCGGTCCCTGAAGGGAGCGCGTCTGTCGTGGGCCCCGGGCCGATTGGGCCCATCTCCCAAGGGGGGCTCGCTCGTCTGTGGACTCGTAGCTCCGGTGCGCGTGATGGATCGTCTGCTTCGTATGCTCCGCCGTCGTCCCTGGGCCTGGGGGGGGGGCCTGGGGATATGCGTCGGGCTTTTGGTGACGGCCGGGCTCCGGACGTACGCGGTGCAGAGCGTTGCGGCGAACGCGGCGGCCCGCCAGGAGGCGACCGTCGAGGCGGCCCTTGCGACGATCCAGGAGCGGTTTGAGGGGCTCCGCGACCGGCTGCACGACCGTGCGGAGGGGCTCGCCGCCGACTCGACCATCTGGCAGGACCTGCGGGCGTGGCGGGAGCAGGGCACGCGCCCGGCGCGCCTTGCCCAGTACGTTGCCGCGCGCCCGCCTGCCGCCCGCACGGCAATCGAGGTGTACGCCCCGAACGGCCGCGTCCTTGCGTGGGCGGGGCCGCAGGTGCCCGTTGACAGTGCACAGGCGGGGAAGGGAAGGGCCGCCCGGCCCCGCACGGCCGTCGTCCGCGACGGCCGTGGGCGATGGGCCCTGGCGGCCTGGGCCCCAGTGACCCGTGGGGGCACACGGCTGGGGGCCGTGCGCGTCGTCCGCGTCGTCCGGTACCGGCCGCCCGTGCAGAACCGGTACGTGCAGGCGACGAGCCTGGAGGCCCAGTGGAGCCGGGCGACCGGCGAGCTGGTGCGGGTGCGCTGGAGCGGGGCCCCACCCGCGACGCCTCACCGGGCGCTTCGGGGCCGGAACGGCGCCGTCCTGGGGTACGCGTCCGTAGAGCCGCCCCCGCCCGACCGGCTCGTGGACCGGACGGCTGCGTTTTACACCGATCTCCTCGCGGCCGGGGCCGTCGGGCTCCTCGGGTGGGTTCTCGCTTTGGGGGGGCACTGGTACCTCCGGCTCGCCCGGCGGCCGGGGCTGCGTCGCCACTGGCGGGCCCGGCGGGCGGCGGCGGGGCGGCTTGCCCTCGTCGCGCTTCTCGCGGTCGGGGCCCGCTATGCGATGCTGTCGCTCGACGTGCCGGCCCGGTGGGCGGCGCCCGGCTCGGGCATCGCCCCCCTCTTCAACCCGACGTACTTCGCGTCGACCCTCGGGGGCGGCCTGTTTCGGTCCATCGGGGACTTGCTCCTTACAGGCGTGTGGGCGGCGGGGCTTGCCACCGGGGTGGTCTACCTGGCCCGGCACTACCGCCCGCGGGCGGAGGTGCTCAGTGGGCTTCCGGAGGCCTTTCGCCGATACGCGCCGGACCGGCCGCACGCGGCTCGCTATCTGGGGATCCTGGTGGGGCTCGTGGCGGGCAGCCTCGGGGCGATTGTGGTCCTCGCCTTCATCGTGCGGCGGGCCGTCTTCGACAGCACCCTCGACTTCTTTGCCCGCACTGGGCTGCTCCCGGAGCCGCTCGTCCTGGGGGTGCTGTGCGGCCTGTTTCTCCTGGTGGCGGCCGGCATCCTCGTCGGCATCGGGGGCACGTGGGGGGCCCTGCGCCGCCTGCTGCACCATCGGCCCCGCAACTGGCCGCGAGGCATTGGGCTCGTGCTCGGGACGGGGCTCTACGGCGGGGCGCTGGCCGCGCTGTACCTCGGCACGGACGTGCAGGCCTTCGTGTCGCTGCCGTACGTGCTCGCCCTGCTCGCGGGCGTGGGGGGGCTGGCGACCTACGGCCTCGTGGGGCCGGCGCACGGGGACGAGGCCCTTACGCTACGGGGGCTGCTGGGGGGCCTCTTCGCGGTCACGTTGCTGCTCTACCCGTTGCTGTACGCCGGGATGGACGCGAAGCGGCAGGAGCACATGGTCGACGCCGCGCGGTCGTTCGAACGGGGACAGGACCCGCGCGTCCTCTACTCGGTGCGCCGGGTGCTCCGGTCGGCCGCCGAGGCGCTGGGGCCGTCCGTCCGGGCCGCGGACCCGGCGTCCGAGGCCCGCCTCGATTCAATTGCGCCCCAGGTCGTGCGGGAGTCGCTGCTGTCGTCCCTCGCGACGTACGAGGTGCGCCTCAGCGTGCTGGAGTGGGACGGGACGGTGCGCCGCCAGTACACGGCCGACGGGCCCGTGGCGGCGGGGGAGCAGACCGAGGACGCGGCCCGGCGGGCGTTCGCCGGCCTGTGGTCGCGCTACGGGCAGCGCCCGGGGCCCGTGGTCGAGCAGTTGTCTGCGGGCGCGCCCGTGCGGACCGCCGAGACGCGACGCGTGCAGTACGCTGGGTTGCTGGGCGTCCCGACGGGGGGCGAGTTCGTGGAGGGCTGGGTGCTGGTCCGGATCGAGCCGCAGTCCGTGTTGCCCGGAACGGGATTCGGCCTGTCTCGGGTCTTGCTGCCGGACGGCTCGTTCGGGGACCTGTACGCCGATCTGTCGCTCGCGGAATTCCGGGACGGACGCCTCGTGCGGAGCGTGGGCGAGGCCTTCGGCCGGGCGCGCCTGCGGCCCCCCAAGCGCGACGCCCTCCGCGGAAAGCCGGGCGTGTGGCGGAACGAGACGGTGCAGGGGCGCGAGTACCTGACCCACTACCGCCGCTTCGTGCCGGTGGGCGAGACGACCCCCTCGACCGTGGCGGTGCGCATCCCGGCCACCCTGGCGTTCGATCACCTCTACTACCTGCTTCGGCTCACCGTCGCCGGCCTTTGTGTGGGGCTCGTCGTGTACCTGCTCGGCCTCTACGTGCGGCACCGACGGGGGCGCCTGCCGGCCTCGCGCGTGCGCTTCCGCAACAAGGTCCTGAATGCCTTCCTGGTCGTCGGAATCGTCTCGATGGTTGCCGTGGGCGTCGTGGGGGTGCGCGTGGTGACGGGCGAGAACGAGCGGGCCATCGAGCGGCGCATGCACGACCAGCTCACCCGGGTCGAAGAGACGCTGGCCCTGGCGGCCCGCCCCGGCGAGCCCCTGTGGCGGACGGCGAAGCGGATGGACGTGGACACCCTTGCCGCCCGGGTGGGGCTCGACCTGCACCTCTACGACGAGGGGCGGCTCGCGCGCACGAGCCAACCCCGCCTCCGCCGCGACGGGCTGGTGGACGAGCGCCTGCCGGGGGACGTGTACCACGAGCTGTACGACGAGGCCTACCGGTTCGTCACCGCCGAGGGGTCCATTGGGCAGTTTCGATACCGGGTCGGGTACCGGGCGCTGGTCGACGAGACGGGGCGGCCTCGGGTGGTCGTCGGGGTTCCCACGCTTGCGCAGCAGGAGCAATTGCAGGAGGAAAAGTCGCGCACCCTGGCCTACCTCTTCGGGGCCCTGCTGCTGCTCGTCGTGGTGGTTATGCTCACGGGCGTGGTCCTGGCCAATGCCCTGGCCCGGCCCATCGCCCAGCTCCGGGAGGGCCTGGAGGCCGTGGGCGAGGGCCGGTTTACGCGCACCCTCTCCGTCGACACGCGGGACGAGGTGGGCGACCTCGTGCAGACGTTCAACGAGATGCGCGATCAGCTCGCCGAGAGCCGGCGCAAGCTGGCCCGGCAGGAGCGGGAGCTGGCGTGGCGCGAGATGGCCCGTCAGGTGGCCCACGAGATCAAAAACCCGCTCACGCCCATGAAGCTGTCCATCCAGCACCTCCGCCGGGCCTTCACGCGCACCGACGACGCCACGGACGCGGCCGAGTTTGCGGAGGTCTTCGACCGCATCACGAGCACGCTCGTGGAGCAGGTCGAGTCGCTCGTGCGCATCGCCGACGAGTTTTCGACCTTCGCCCGGCTGCCCACCCGCGTCCCCGAGCCGATCGACCTGGTCGAGGTGGTTCGGGGGGCCGCGTCGCTCATGGAGGAGGAGGCGGCCAACGCCGAGGCTTTGGCCCTCGACCTGCCCGGCGACCCGTTGGTGGTGGAGGCGGACCGCGAAGAGCTGCGCCGCGTCTACATCAACCTCCTCAAAAACGCCCTGCAGGCCCTCCCCGACGACCGGGAGGGACGGGTCCGGGTCACCGCGCGCCGTGAAGAGAACGCGGGCGACGGGCCGTCGGTCTACAGCGAGGTGATCGACAACGGCACCGGCATCCCGCCGGAGGTGCAGGACAAGGTCTTCGAGCCCAACTTCTCAACGAAGACGAGCGGCACGGGCCTCGGGCTGGCCATCGCCCAGAAGAGCATCGATGAGCTGGGGGGCGCGATCGGCTACGAGACGACGGAGGGGGAGGGGACGACATTTTGGATCCGGCTTCCCCTCGTGGACGAGCCGGCCTGAGGAGGACGCCGGTCCGGGCTACGCGGCCGTGGAGCCCGACCGGGCCGCGGCGCGAATCTGCTCGATGCGTTGGGAGAGGGGCGGATGGGAGTACTC is part of the Salinibacter ruber DSM 13855 genome and encodes:
- a CDS encoding endonuclease MutS2; amino-acid sequence: METYPDSLDEKLGFDVVRDRLAARVQSPLGEERLASMRPARTMDWLRGELGRVEELQGAFQYGDSVPLSPMYDLRDALRRAAPEDAYVDPEDLMATRRTLVTLRRLKKHFEARREDYPRLADAVARATPLPDLEETIASILDEDASIRDDASPELRRLRQQIRSKEEELRTTLDKALRHAVREGHATGEQATLRGGRMVIPVRASAKGKVEGFVHDRSASGQTVYIEPAACLELNNEVRELQSAEQAEIERILRRVTDHVRAESDAIEENLTVLAQFDLLRAKARFANRLGAVVPKLNDEGHVEIYEGRNPVLQLHFERRDAGDATDGRASGEEEALPPREVVPLDLELGADFRTLVITGPNAGGKTVTMKTVGLFSLMLAYGLPLPVAPHSSFPLFDQIVADIGDEQSIEDDLSTFSSHVSNLRHMLSAVGENALVLIDEAGTGTDPDEGAALAQAVLEQLTEAGARTIATTHHGTLKTYAHEAEAVENGSMEFDQETLRPTHRYQEGVPGSSYAFEIARRMGLSGDLLDRARTLAGTQKTAMENLITTFERRTQELEDELYDARKAREKAEAEQQRYEEKTEKLEKERDAFRQQALEEAERIVEEANARIENTIREIKEAQAESDATQEAREQLEDYKADLQARREEAAPEQDAAPAEADGASPAAAGGPINEGDQVVVDDGSTAVEVQEIEDGEARLLMGSMHMRVSLDRLTRVGGPESAEPDEEDTGGNAEMAALEASPSIDVRGERVDEARRQVQHFLDDAVAANLDTVEILHGKGTGALRNALHEMLSGRPDVTDHRKAPIEEGGAGVTKVDL
- a CDS encoding 2-hydroxyacid dehydrogenase, yielding MAHIVSTRPLIDGGLSGVRDEHTLTVCDPPDGSTRSVDELIALADGADVLLSVLADPITEALFEARPGLQMVSQYAVGVDNIDLEAAEAHDVAVTHTPGVLTDATADQAWALLLAAARHVPAADRYVRDGRFERWETTHLMGMELARKTIGIVGMGRIGTAVARRALGFGMEVIYHNRTRANPTVERQVSARHVGLGELLTTSDVVSLHCPHNDESHHLLDAAAFSKMKASALLVNTARGPVVDEAALVDALKSGEIAGAGLDVFEDEPEVHPGLMEQDRVVLAPHLGSATTDTRMRMAQMCVASITALLDGAESVPHRLV
- a CDS encoding DUF4783 domain-containing protein; translation: MSVPKSLVVLLVIGIGGAPSVGRGQPADSTASGPGSTIEDTSAVARRVATAFAEGNARRLLTPSADRVEISLFGNRTFYSSSQAVYVLREFFRRHPSGRFAVGDVMEAGTSFFVRGEYEEARMARRHHVYVRLDQPQGKDLWNLHEVRIEHAAK
- a CDS encoding ATP-binding protein, whose amino-acid sequence is MLRRRPWAWGGGLGICVGLLVTAGLRTYAVQSVAANAAARQEATVEAALATIQERFEGLRDRLHDRAEGLAADSTIWQDLRAWREQGTRPARLAQYVAARPPAARTAIEVYAPNGRVLAWAGPQVPVDSAQAGKGRAARPRTAVVRDGRGRWALAAWAPVTRGGTRLGAVRVVRVVRYRPPVQNRYVQATSLEAQWSRATGELVRVRWSGAPPATPHRALRGRNGAVLGYASVEPPPPDRLVDRTAAFYTDLLAAGAVGLLGWVLALGGHWYLRLARRPGLRRHWRARRAAAGRLALVALLAVGARYAMLSLDVPARWAAPGSGIAPLFNPTYFASTLGGGLFRSIGDLLLTGVWAAGLATGVVYLARHYRPRAEVLSGLPEAFRRYAPDRPHAARYLGILVGLVAGSLGAIVVLAFIVRRAVFDSTLDFFARTGLLPEPLVLGVLCGLFLLVAAGILVGIGGTWGALRRLLHHRPRNWPRGIGLVLGTGLYGGALAALYLGTDVQAFVSLPYVLALLAGVGGLATYGLVGPAHGDEALTLRGLLGGLFAVTLLLYPLLYAGMDAKRQEHMVDAARSFERGQDPRVLYSVRRVLRSAAEALGPSVRAADPASEARLDSIAPQVVRESLLSSLATYEVRLSVLEWDGTVRRQYTADGPVAAGEQTEDAARRAFAGLWSRYGQRPGPVVEQLSAGAPVRTAETRRVQYAGLLGVPTGGEFVEGWVLVRIEPQSVLPGTGFGLSRVLLPDGSFGDLYADLSLAEFRDGRLVRSVGEAFGRARLRPPKRDALRGKPGVWRNETVQGREYLTHYRRFVPVGETTPSTVAVRIPATLAFDHLYYLLRLTVAGLCVGLVVYLLGLYVRHRRGRLPASRVRFRNKVLNAFLVVGIVSMVAVGVVGVRVVTGENERAIERRMHDQLTRVEETLALAARPGEPLWRTAKRMDVDTLAARVGLDLHLYDEGRLARTSQPRLRRDGLVDERLPGDVYHELYDEAYRFVTAEGSIGQFRYRVGYRALVDETGRPRVVVGVPTLAQQEQLQEEKSRTLAYLFGALLLLVVVVMLTGVVLANALARPIAQLREGLEAVGEGRFTRTLSVDTRDEVGDLVQTFNEMRDQLAESRRKLARQERELAWREMARQVAHEIKNPLTPMKLSIQHLRRAFTRTDDATDAAEFAEVFDRITSTLVEQVESLVRIADEFSTFARLPTRVPEPIDLVEVVRGAASLMEEEAANAEALALDLPGDPLVVEADREELRRVYINLLKNALQALPDDREGRVRVTARREENAGDGPSVYSEVIDNGTGIPPEVQDKVFEPNFSTKTSGTGLGLAIAQKSIDELGGAIGYETTEGEGTTFWIRLPLVDEPA